The Thermodesulfovibrionales bacterium DNA window CATGCCCTTTAACAGCACCGTGCTTATAGCCCTTGGTGGAAATGCCCTCATCCTTCCTGGCGAGAAAGGATACATCGAGCAACAATTCAGCCATACCAATGCCTGCATGAGGCCGATAGCGGCCTTGATTTCCCGTGGGGTGCGAATGGTCATCACCCACGGCAACGGCCCCATTGTCGGGAATATTTTGCTGAGGAATGAATGTGCGAAGGGCTACATACCTCCCATGCCCCTTTATATCTGCGTCGCCGACAGCCAGGGAGGAATAGGCGCGATGATGGCGGAGAGCTTGCAATCTGAACTGAAAAGACTCGGTATGAACAGGGCTGTTGCGGCAATTATTACCCATGTTCTCGTGGACGGGAATGATCCGGCCTTCAGAGAACCGACAAAACCTATAGGTCCTCACTACTCCGACGATGAGGCCCGTAAGCACGTTGAGCAGGGATGGGTGATGCGTAAGATACCGGGGAGAGGCTGGAGGAGGCTCGTCCCATCTCCAAGACCCGGGAGGATTATAGAGCTTGAGGCGATCAAGATCTCTTTTGAAAACGGCATTGTTCCCATCGCCTCAGGCGGCGGGGGAGTTCCCGTTGTAGAAGAAGATGGAAGAATAAAGGGCACAGATGCAGTCATAGACAAAGACCTCTCCGCGAGCCTCCTTGCCCGCGAGCTCTGTCTGGACAAGTTCATAGTGCTTACCGATGTGGACGGCGTATATCTAAACTGGGAAGGTGAGCATAAACAAAGACTTGAAAATCTCAGCATGAAAGATGCAAAGAGACATCTTCTCGAAGGCCAGTTCCCCCGTGGGAGCATGGGGCCAAAGATAGAGGCTGCGATCCAGTTTCTCGAGTCAGGAGGAAAAGAGGTGATAATCGCGAGACCTGAAGAAATGGTGGAGGCCATGGAGGGCAAGGCCGGCACAAGGATTACAGCCTGAAGGATTCCGGCAGCTGTCAGCGTATGTAAGCGTCAGTCACGTATCTTCTCATCATCCTGTGGGAGTTGAAGTAGTATGCGTTCTTCCCGATGGCGTTCTGCATGATCCTTATCCATGTGGCCCTGTCATTGTAGTACGTCGGCAGAATGGCATGTTCGAGTTTGTTATAGAGGTCTTCCGAGTCCTGGGCATTGTCGCCGCCGCCTTCTGAGACATGGCTTTCTGAAGGATAGGGGCCGATTGCCCACCCGGTAAAGCCTTCGATGTGACCCTCTATCCACCAGCCATCGAGGACGCTGAAATTGGGTACGCCGTTATGGGTGGCCTTCATGCCGCTCGTGCCTGAGGCTTCGAGGGGTCTCATCGGCGTGTTCAGCCATACGTCAACCCCTGATACGAGTTTCAGCGCCATATCCATGTTGTAGTTAGGGAGATAGGCTATGGTGATGCTTCCCCTGAGCTTCTCCTTGATAACGTAGATCTTTTCTATCAGCCACTTCCCTGTCTCGTCCCGGGGATGTGCCTTTCCGGCGTAGACGATCTGGAGCCTGCCCGAACCGATTCTCTGGAGCCTTTCGATATCTGTGAAGAGGAGGTCTGCCCTTTTGTATGCAGTCGCCCTTCGGGCGAACCCGAGGGTGAAGATGGCGGGATCGAGGATTGTTCCGGTTTCTGCCTTGACAAAATCTGCCAAATCCTTCTTCGCCTCCCTATGGGCCGCCCAGATCTCCTCATCAGGAATGCGGCCGATTCTCACAAAGAGTTCAGGTTCATTTGCCCAGCCCGGGAGATACTTGTCGTAGATCCTTTTGAAACTGTCACAGGTCCATGTATAGGAATGGACGCCATTTGTTATGGAGTGTATCTCATATCCGGGGAACATGTTCTTGGATACCTCACCATGTTTCTTGGCGACTCCGTTGACGTATTCGCTCAAATTCAGTGCGAGGAGGGTCATATTCATATGGTCCCTGCCTGCGAGATCCTTCAGGACACTGATGGGAATAGGTTCACCGAGGACCCTCTCAACAAGATCATAGGGAAACTTGTCATGCCCTGCCTCGACAGGGGTATGGGTAGTGAAGACGCAGAGGTCCTTTACCCTTTCGACATCCCATACGAGGCGCTCGTCCCATACCTCTTCGATATCCCTCTTGTGCTCCTTGAGGAGTTCAAGGGAGAGGAGGCTTGCATGGCCTTCGTTCATGTGATATTTCTTTATTACAAACCCTAGCCTGTTCAACATCCTCACCCCGCCGATGCCGAGGACGATCTCCTGCTTCAGCCTGTAGGCCTTATCACCACCATAGAGATGGGAGGTGATCTCCCTGTCGTCAGCTGCGTTGGCCGGGTCGTCGGTGTCGAGATAGAAGAGGGGCACGCTTCCGCCGGTGAGGCTCTTCACCTCGTAGAGCCACGTCCGTACTGTGACATCCCGTCCTTCTATCTCGACCGTTATCCGTTCAGGAAGGAGCTCCATGAATTTCGATATGTCCCATTCTTCGGACTCTTCCCTCTGCCTTCCTTTTTCATCGAGGACCTGTCTGAAATAACCCTTCTTGCTGATGAGCGTCACCCCGACCATAGGAAGCCTGAGGTCTGCCGCTGACTTGATGGTATCTCCTGCGAGCACTCCAAGTCCGCCGCTGTATGAGGGGATCTCTCTTCTGATGCCTATCTCCATCGAGAAGTAGGCGATCTTCGGGTCCTTGGTGAAATGCTCTAAACGATCACGATTGGGGTTCATAGCGCCATCCCTTGTTCAGCATCATCGTCTCCGTCCCATGAGACGGATCAGTCTGGAGAGAATATATAGCATATAGGACATTCTTCTGTCTATGCTTCGGGCATCTCGACGAAACATCTCCTATGATAACACTTCGACGTTCAACACTTCATCCGCGATCTCACGGTGCATGGAACAGATCTGCCGCTCCCGGGGTCACGCTTCTCGAAGGGATGGCGGAAGATAGGCCAAAAGAGAGGCCGCGGCTTTCACAACGGATCATCAAGCGACATGGTAGTTAAAGTTTTCTTTCGTCATGCCGATGAGATACATAAGGAGTCACAGCATGGACCCGGAGAGAATGAAAGAGATCGTCGAAATCCTCATGGAGAGTACGTTCTATTTTGATCTCAGCCTTGAGGAGCGACACTATCTTATCCGCCATATCCTCGCCATATCATTGACTCCGTAAGGAGTGACCTGGATTCTTTATCCCTGGACATCAGAATGATCTTCTTCCGTGGCCCCATGGTCCCTCCCTGCTTTCTTCCGGTCGTTGACCCAGACCTTCAAAAAATAATTATGGTAGAATGGATAAAATGAAAAAGGGGAAGGGCAAAGTCTATCTTGTCGGGGCTGGTCCCGGCGATATCGGTCTTCTCACGGTGAAGGGTCTGAAGTGTCTCCAGAAGGCTGAGGTCGTTGTCTACGATCTGCATTTGAACGCACAGGTGCTCAATTATATCAATCACGATGCGGAATTTATCTATGCAGGCAAAAGCGGCGGCCATCACGCCATGACACAGGAAGAGATCAACAAGGTCCTTGTTGCGAAGGCCCTCGAAGGCAAGACCGTCTGCAGGCTGAAGGGCGGTGACCCTTTTGTCTTCGGCCGCGGCGGCGAGGAGGCGGTGGAACTCGTTCAAAAGGGCATTGAGTTCGAAGTAGTCCCCGGCGTCAGTTCATCGGTGGCTGCACCTGCCTATGCCGGCATCCCCCTGACGCACCGGCTCTATTCTTCCTCCTTTGCCGTGATCCCCGGGTACGAAGACACGACCAAGGAAGCATCATCGATAGACTGGACGAGACTCGCAACAGGCGTCGGGACCCTTGTGATCCTCATGGCGGTAAAGAACCTCGATATGCTTGTCCGGAAGCTCATCGAGAACGGCAGGAACCCTGCGACACCCGTTGCAGTTGTGAGATGGGGGACACGACCTGACCAGAAGACGATTGTGAGCACGTTGAAAGAGATCGTTTCCGAGGTGAAGGAGCGGGAGATAAAGCCCCCGGCCGTCGTTGTCATCGGCGAGGTTGTGCGGCTGCGGGAAACTCTTCAATGGTACGAGAAGAAGCCTCTCTTCGGCCATCGGGTCCTTGTGACAAGGGAACATTCCTCAGGGTTCGAACCTCTTGAAGAGTTGGGAGCCGAGATACTCGAATTCCCCACCATCGAGATCGTCCCTCCCCTGAGCTATGATGAACTCGATGCATCGATTGGAAAGATATCTTCCTATGACTGGCTGATATTCACGAGTGCAAATGGGGTCAAATATTTCCTCCGGAGGTTCTTTGAACTCGACAGGGACATACGGGACTTGAAGGGCATAAAGATATGCGCAATCGGCACGAAGACGGCAGCAGAGATAAAGAGATACGGCATGAAGGTCGACCGTGTGCCGGAAGAATTCAGGGCAGAAGGGTTGATCGAGACCTTCGCGCTAGAAGACGGAAAGGAGAAGACAGAGAAGAGACTGGAGGGGATGAAGTTTCTCCTGCCTCGGGCAGAGACCGCGCGGGAGCTCTTTCCTGAAAAGGTAAGAGAACTGGGAGGGGAAATCGACGTCCCGCCTGTTTATCGGGCGGTGAAGCCCGAGCTTCACGGAAGAAGGCTGAAGAGGTTCCTGAAGGAGGGAAGAATAACGATCGCGACCTTTACGAGTGCGGCCACCTTTACGAATTTTGTCGAGATCATCGGTGATGAGGCGCTCGACTTCTTAAAGGGCGTCACAGTCGCTGCCATCGGGCCTGTTACGGCGAGGACCATAGAAAAGGCGGGGCTGAACGTTCATATCATGCCGAAGGAGGCGACCATTGAGGCCATGGTGGCAGAGATCATAAGAGAGAAAAGCAAGAGTTGAGGTGAAGAGGAACGCCCCTGCGTAACCTTACTTCACTGGAAGCACCGTCCGAAGTCGATTATTTGTAGTTGCCACTACTTGACCTCCCTGACAATGTCCGAAACAGTTGGGCCGTGGAGTACACCGAGACTGGTGCAATTTTGGTACAGGATCGCTTTCCGAAAGAGACCTTCTCTCCTCGGAAGATCACGGTTGGATGGCACATGTCTTATTTACATATCGAGGGAATGAGAGGGGAGCTCTTCAAATATGAAAGAAAAAGAACGGATGCCGGCATCCCCGCCGACATCCGCAGTTACCATGGCCTTATTTTGCGTATTTGTCAGGGTTCTTTCTGAAGTCATCGATACAGGACATACAGCAGAAGTAGTAACTCTTGCCTTTGTAATCAATAACCGGCGTGTCCGCTGCTACCTGAAATTTAGAGTTGCTGACAGGACACATCTCGGACTTTCCGATCTCGTCTTTTGTCGGCTGACGAAGAGGCAGCTCTCCTGATGCAGCATATTTGGTGGGATTCTTCTTAAAATCTCCCACGCAATGGGGGCAGCAGAAGTAATAACTCTTGCCTTTGTAATCGATTACCGGCGTGTCCTTTCTGACTTCAAATTTCACGTTCATAACAGGACAATTGACCATCCTGCCGATCTCATCTTTAGTCGCCTTACGTTCCTTCATGTCATCGGCCTGAATCGTTCCTGCAAGGCCGAAAATGAAGAGCAACGCAACGATCAAAGTAATCTGTCTGGCTATTTTCATTCTCTTTCACCTCCTTTCTCGCAAGACTACACATCAAAAAACAGGGAACGTTAACAACGCTAACCCATGCCTAAAGGCTTTAGTAATGCTTCGCCAAGTCAGTTTAAGTGTATGTGAGAACCTCGCCAAAACGTTTGTTTAATGGAATATAGTCGCTCCCATGCCGAGATTATCCCAGCCATTTGCAGAGCCGTCACCGTTTGATCCAAGGTGGATATACGCTTCATGAAAGTCCAGCCCGAAAGTCGGCAGGATGCGCTTGGAATAGTCGATATCGATTTGCGTTAACTTGTTCGGTTCATCCCCAGACAATTTGGCTGCGTGTACCAGTATCGAGAACTCATCACCAATGAAGGGATCGTCAACCTGAAATATGGTCGGGAAAAACCTCTTTCCGGCAAGCCCGTGAGCCAAAATTGCGGCAGGCATGAGAAGAACAATCACCAGACCAAAGCCGAAGACACGGTATATCCTTGCCAGTATTGAAAGTATTGAATGTCTCATGTTTCTCTCTCCATAGTATCTTCGTTCATTCTATCAGCGAGATTCATCAGTGTCAATATATTTCTGGCGACGTATGAAGTCTCTGTCAAACAATGTCTCGTCATGATAATCAATAGTATTTAGGCTCTAAGATATGCAAAGAGCTTCGTCACCTGACCCCGGCTGAGTCCATCCTCTCCTCTTTCCTTCTCAAAGCGTTGACAATAACCCGATTAAGATTTGTCGCATAGACAACACAAAGTGAAAAAGTGATGCCCACAAAGCTTCAAGACGTATTGACAGAAAAGAAAAACCAGAATAGCGGCTGTTGATCCCACGGCAACAGCACCAATCTCAACATTTTGGTCGCTAATCGAGTCCTCATTGATTACATTTGCTCTCTGTAAAAGTGCCTGCAGTGATACCGCTCACCGCATGAAGAATAACTGCAAAAAAAATCATCAAAAACTTTTCAACAACCGTCTTGCGTCTTCTTATAAAGGCATGGAAAAAGGAAAGAATCCATCCGACAAAGAGGAAAGCCAAGAAAGCCAAGAGAAGAAAAGGACTCCCTTCCCCCTTGGATAGAGAAAAGTTTGCCTCTCGAATAAAATCCATGTTAGCAACGAAAATGAGAATGCATGTCAAGCTCATCACAAAAAGGGTTAGAACCACGCACAATTATAGCTTGGGCAAGATATGCAGTATTCAGGAAGAGCAATGCTATGGGCCATAGAACCACCTTTTCCAATTCCAGAAGTGAATAAGCTTTTGCGTGAAGGCTGTATCGCTCAGTTTTTCCGCTAGGTCTGCAAGTTCAGCCTTGTTTTTCTCTATCTCCTTGAACTGTTCTTTCTCGATCCCTCCGTCAAGGATAAACTGTCTAATCTTTTCTAGTTCCCCATTATCGAGCCAAATGCCGTGTCTTCCACATTCATCTATGATCAAGCCTGATATATGAGCATAATTCTTTCGCACCATGAGTTTCCCACACCTTGCACAGGGGAGATATTCGATTGTGTCCGGCAGAGGAGGACGACTATATTCTTTCTTGAGCTGTTCTTCCCTATAGACTGTCGACTCGGCCGTGAGGACATCAAACTCTCCAGGATCAAGCCAAAGGCCGTTACATCGCGGACAGGCGTATATATCTACCACATCCTCTCTCTTACGCTCAAGATGGATTTTGCACCTGGGGCATATGGGACTTTTAAGACTTTTCGCATCGCCAACCCTTCCCCCGCAAAAAGGGCAGAGGACACTTTTAGGATTTACATCCTTTCCGCACTGGGGGCATTTGACAAGTTCCACCATTTCCCTTTCATTGACGACACTCGCAGATGTCGCTTTCGAGTTATAATTTGCACCATTATAACAAATCAGAAATATGAGGACTACGGAAGGACCTTTGCCACGAGAGGGACAAGATCACCTAGTTGCATCTTCACTTCGTCACTATCAACTATCGGAGAGTATTCAGCTACTTACTCGCAACTCCCCGCGTCGGGTTGACGTTTTCCTTCATGCCTTCTCTCAGCAAGCCTCATCTCTCTTCTGGTCCTGCCTTCCCGATTTTAGATTATTCCACCCTTACCCTATAGAACCTTTTCTTGCCGACCCTTATGATATGTTCACCTTCCGTGAGCACGGTGTCGGGATCTGTTATCAGCCTCTCGTCTATCTTTACGCCACCCTGTTTGATGAGCCTCATCGCCTCGCTCGTACTCTTTGCGAGCCCCGTTGTCTTCATGATCTGGGGGAGCCATGTCCCTTTCTCGCCGCCCGAAGCTGAGATCGTAAGTGAAGGCAAGGTCGATTCGATGGTCGAGATGTCCTTTCTTTCGAAGATCATCTCGTATTCCTTCCGTGCCGTTTCCGCCTCTCCAGGACCGTGATACTTCGTGACAAGCTCCATTGCGAGTTCTTTCTTCGCCTCCCTCGGGTCTCTCTCTCCCTTCTTCAGCTTCTCCCTGAGCGTGTTGAACTCGTCGAGGGATATACGGCTCAGGAGCTCATAGTAGCGTTCTATGAGGCCGTCGGGCAGGCTCATGACCTTCTTGAATATCCCGGTCAGTTCACCGTTGACATATTCGAAGGCAGGCTCGTCGATACCGATGTAGTTTCCGAGGCTCTTTGACATCTTGTTTACGCCGTCAAGGCCTTCGAGGAGGGGCATCATGAGAACGACCTGCTCTTCCACATCCATCTTCCTCTGGATGGTCCTTCCCATGAGGAGGTTGAATTTTTGATCTGTGCCCCCGAGTTCCACATCTGCCTTCAGGGCCACGGAATCGTATGCCTGGAACAGGGGATAGTAGAATTCGAGGATGCTGATGTCCTGCTGATTCTTGAACCTCTTCTTAAAGTCTTCCCGTTCGAGCATTCTCGCGACAGTCTGCATGGCCCCGAGCCTCACGAGCTCCATGTTCCCCATGGTGCTGAGCCATTCGCTGTTGAATGTTATTCTGGTTTTTTGGGGGTCGAGGATCTTGAAGACCTGTGTCCTGTACGTCTCGGCATTCTTCAGGACCTCTTCTCTCGTGAGCGGCTTGCGCATCTCGCTCTTTCCGGAGGGATCTCCGATCATGCCGGTAAAATCGCCGATCAGGAAAATCACCTCGTGCCCGAGGTCCTGAAACTGACGCATCTTTTCGAGGAGGACCGTATGTCCGAGATGGATATCGGGCGCCGTCGGATCAAAGCCCGCCTTTACCCTTAGAGGTCTTTCTTCTCTATACGATCTATCGAGCTTGCGGATGAGGTCGCTCTCGAGGATGATCTCGACGGTCCCTCTCTTGATGATCTCCAGCTGTCTCGATGGCTCCATCATGGCTGATTATGATAAAACGGAAGGACGAGCCGCGTCAAATCACTTCAAGTTCTCATGCCGACGAACCCTTGTTGGAGAAGTTGATGGTGGATTCCGGCGCTCTCATAACTCGTAGAGGGTTTCGTCGACCCTGGGCTTGTGCCTCCTGCGACCCTTTGCCTTTGTGCCAAGGATAAAGGGATCTTCCTCATTCAGGACATCTCCCAACTCCTCTTCGACCCTGTCAGGATCTTCTCCCCGTTCGAGACGGTTCATTACTTCTTCCATTCCTGAGCCCATGGTCAGTCCTGTTGCTTCAGAGAGTTTTCTCATGAGCGCGGCTGCCTGACGAGGGTCATCTTCATTGATCTTGCCTTCTTCCTTCGCGAGCATTGCCATCGCCTTCTCGAGTTTTGTTTCGTCAAAGGACGGCATCTCGGCATCTGGAGAGTTATCTTCTTTCCTTTCAGAGATTGCGGAGAACAATGATATCGCACGTTTGAGCTCAGGATTTTTACACCGTGGACAAAGGGGGGTCTTCTCCGTATTGACTGACCGTGAGAAGAAGTTATAGATAGTATCGCAATCCTTGCAGTAAAACTCATAGATCGGCATGCAAACCCTCCTTCAAGAGTGTTTCTCGATTCCTCCGAGATGTTGCCCGTACTATGTACGATTATATCAGATGGCGAGACTTGGGATTCCGGTTGAAAAGTATGCCGCGATCATGGTAGTGTGGTTGAACGCCTGTGAGAACAGTCATGAAGAAGCGAAAGGAGGTGAACAGGATGAAGAAGGTTTTGGCCCTTGTCATAGCCGTCCTTTTTTCTTTCTCAGCAACAGTGATAGCCTTTGCAGAGGAAAAACCGGCTGCAGGTGCGTCAACGATGAAGACCGAGGAGAAGAAGGCAGAGCCTGAAAAGTCGGCAGCGCAGAAGCCGAAGAAGAAAAAGTCAAAGAAGAAGTCGTCGAAGAAATCGAAGAAGACAAAGAAGGCAGCGGAGAAGCCCGCAGAAGAGCAAAAACCGTAGTCATGGCAGGGGCGGGTGGCTTGCGCCACCGCCCTTGCTGTTCCGGTTCAGATGGAGCCGTTCCTTCTCAAAAGGGCGCCCCTTCCACTCGGAGAAGAGCAGAAGACCTCTGAGCCACGTGTCCCTTTTCCCTTTCCATGCGGCGGAATAGTCAGAAGTGCAACCGATTACAACGAATCGATAAGGCAACTCACTGCCTGCCAGAGACTTCTCCCGGCAATGTGAGCATGTATCCCCAGCTTTATGCTGCCCGGTATAAGTCTTGGCTTGAAGAGAAGCAGTTTGATGGCGCGACGAAGGGAATATCTGCCCGAGTCATCAGAGACATTCAGCAGATCCAGAGGAACCTCCTCGTCACTT harbors:
- the arcC gene encoding carbamate kinase — its product is MPFNSTVLIALGGNALILPGEKGYIEQQFSHTNACMRPIAALISRGVRMVITHGNGPIVGNILLRNECAKGYIPPMPLYICVADSQGGIGAMMAESLQSELKRLGMNRAVAAIITHVLVDGNDPAFREPTKPIGPHYSDDEARKHVEQGWVMRKIPGRGWRRLVPSPRPGRIIELEAIKISFENGIVPIASGGGGVPVVEEDGRIKGTDAVIDKDLSASLLARELCLDKFIVLTDVDGVYLNWEGEHKQRLENLSMKDAKRHLLEGQFPRGSMGPKIEAAIQFLESGGKEVIIARPEEMVEAMEGKAGTRITA
- the glgP gene encoding alpha-glucan family phosphorylase, producing MNPNRDRLEHFTKDPKIAYFSMEIGIRREIPSYSGGLGVLAGDTIKSAADLRLPMVGVTLISKKGYFRQVLDEKGRQREESEEWDISKFMELLPERITVEIEGRDVTVRTWLYEVKSLTGGSVPLFYLDTDDPANAADDREITSHLYGGDKAYRLKQEIVLGIGGVRMLNRLGFVIKKYHMNEGHASLLSLELLKEHKRDIEEVWDERLVWDVERVKDLCVFTTHTPVEAGHDKFPYDLVERVLGEPIPISVLKDLAGRDHMNMTLLALNLSEYVNGVAKKHGEVSKNMFPGYEIHSITNGVHSYTWTCDSFKRIYDKYLPGWANEPELFVRIGRIPDEEIWAAHREAKKDLADFVKAETGTILDPAIFTLGFARRATAYKRADLLFTDIERLQRIGSGRLQIVYAGKAHPRDETGKWLIEKIYVIKEKLRGSITIAYLPNYNMDMALKLVSGVDVWLNTPMRPLEASGTSGMKATHNGVPNFSVLDGWWIEGHIEGFTGWAIGPYPSESHVSEGGGDNAQDSEDLYNKLEHAILPTYYNDRATWIRIMQNAIGKNAYYFNSHRMMRRYVTDAYIR
- the cobA gene encoding uroporphyrinogen-III C-methyltransferase — encoded protein: MKKGKGKVYLVGAGPGDIGLLTVKGLKCLQKAEVVVYDLHLNAQVLNYINHDAEFIYAGKSGGHHAMTQEEINKVLVAKALEGKTVCRLKGGDPFVFGRGGEEAVELVQKGIEFEVVPGVSSSVAAPAYAGIPLTHRLYSSSFAVIPGYEDTTKEASSIDWTRLATGVGTLVILMAVKNLDMLVRKLIENGRNPATPVAVVRWGTRPDQKTIVSTLKEIVSEVKEREIKPPAVVVIGEVVRLRETLQWYEKKPLFGHRVLVTREHSSGFEPLEELGAEILEFPTIEIVPPLSYDELDASIGKISSYDWLIFTSANGVKYFLRRFFELDRDIRDLKGIKICAIGTKTAAEIKRYGMKVDRVPEEFRAEGLIETFALEDGKEKTEKRLEGMKFLLPRAETARELFPEKVRELGGEIDVPPVYRAVKPELHGRRLKRFLKEGRITIATFTSAATFTNFVEIIGDEALDFLKGVTVAAIGPVTARTIEKAGLNVHIMPKEATIEAMVAEIIREKSKS
- a CDS encoding YHS domain-containing protein, which gives rise to MKIARQITLIVALLFIFGLAGTIQADDMKERKATKDEIGRMVNCPVMNVKFEVRKDTPVIDYKGKSYYFCCPHCVGDFKKNPTKYAASGELPLRQPTKDEIGKSEMCPVSNSKFQVAADTPVIDYKGKSYYFCCMSCIDDFRKNPDKYAK
- a CDS encoding zf-TFIIB domain-containing protein; this translates as MVELVKCPQCGKDVNPKSVLCPFCGGRVGDAKSLKSPICPRCKIHLERKREDVVDIYACPRCNGLWLDPGEFDVLTAESTVYREEQLKKEYSRPPLPDTIEYLPCARCGKLMVRKNYAHISGLIIDECGRHGIWLDNGELEKIRQFILDGGIEKEQFKEIEKNKAELADLAEKLSDTAFTQKLIHFWNWKRWFYGP
- the tyrS gene encoding tyrosine--tRNA ligase, with translation MMEPSRQLEIIKRGTVEIILESDLIRKLDRSYREERPLRVKAGFDPTAPDIHLGHTVLLEKMRQFQDLGHEVIFLIGDFTGMIGDPSGKSEMRKPLTREEVLKNAETYRTQVFKILDPQKTRITFNSEWLSTMGNMELVRLGAMQTVARMLEREDFKKRFKNQQDISILEFYYPLFQAYDSVALKADVELGGTDQKFNLLMGRTIQRKMDVEEQVVLMMPLLEGLDGVNKMSKSLGNYIGIDEPAFEYVNGELTGIFKKVMSLPDGLIERYYELLSRISLDEFNTLREKLKKGERDPREAKKELAMELVTKYHGPGEAETARKEYEMIFERKDISTIESTLPSLTISASGGEKGTWLPQIMKTTGLAKSTSEAMRLIKQGGVKIDERLITDPDTVLTEGEHIIRVGKKRFYRVRVE
- a CDS encoding FmdB family zinc ribbon protein — encoded protein: MPIYEFYCKDCDTIYNFFSRSVNTEKTPLCPRCKNPELKRAISLFSAISERKEDNSPDAEMPSFDETKLEKAMAMLAKEEGKINEDDPRQAAALMRKLSEATGLTMGSGMEEVMNRLERGEDPDRVEEELGDVLNEEDPFILGTKAKGRRRHKPRVDETLYEL